Proteins encoded together in one Papaver somniferum cultivar HN1 unplaced genomic scaffold, ASM357369v1 unplaced-scaffold_21, whole genome shotgun sequence window:
- the LOC113340346 gene encoding pectin acetylesterase 5-like yields the protein MAKSILWSKWGRKEWIITAIGFTVLSSAIILTLDSSLSSSVSDRVPSQTQRTPLVDLILLRNAQQKGAVCLDGSSPGYHFSKGFDSGTENWLLHIEGGGWCDTVESCTLRKGTALGSSKFMFRRVPFTGIFSSNESQNPDFFNWNKVKIRYCDGASFVGNQSEPESGSGLFFRGQLIWDAVMEELLSLGLATARQALLSGYSAGGLAALIHCDAFQEMLPKEVNVKCLSDAGFFLDEKDISGERTMRSFYHAVSNLQGVTKGFQKDCISKMESSDQCLFPQNFVKYIKTPVFLVNPSYDWWQILHILVPCASDRSWLKCKRNVMDCNPSQLEILHGYRNSMLEQLNQFQYSRNVGMFINSCFSHCQTWMTKTWHSEDSPRINNKTIAEAVGDWYFDRKAVKEIDDGPYPSNPTCHNLDFNAFHKARRA from the exons atGGCAAAGTCTATACTCTGGTCAAAATGGGGCAGAAAAGAATGGATAATAACAGCCATTGGATTCACTGTTCTTTCATCAGCTATTATTCTGACCCTTGACTCGTCattatcatcatcagtatcagaTCGTGTTCCTAGTCAAACCCAGAGAACCCCTCTTGTTGATTTGATTTTATTGCGAAATGCTCAGCAAAAAGGAGCTG TTTGCCTGGATGGAAGTTCACCCGGGTATCATTTCAGCAAGGGTTTTGATTCTGGTACCGAGAATTGGCTTCTTCACATTGAG GGTGGTGGTTGGTGCGATACAGTGGAGTCATGTACTCTGCGTAAGGGGACTGCGTTAGGATCTTCTAAGTTTATGTTTCGTAGAGTTCCTTTTACTGGCATTTTCAGCAGTAACGAGTCACAGAATCCTG ATTTCTTTAACTGGAACAAAGTAAAGATACGCTATTGTGATGGGGCATCATTTGTTGGGAATCAAAGTGAACCCGAG AGTGGTTCGGGCCTCTTCTTTAGAGGTCAGCTCATCTGGGATGCAGTCATGGAGGAACTCCTTTCACTAGGTTTAGCTACTGCTCGACAG GCTCTTCTTTCCGGATACTCTGCTGGAGGATTGGCGGCTCTCATACACTGTGATGCTTTTCAAGAAATGCTGCCTAAAGAAGTTAATGTCAAATGTCTCTCAGATGCAGGATTTTTCTTGGATGA GAAAGATATATCGGGAGAGCGCACCATGCGATCTTTCTATCATGCTGTATCAAATCTTCAG GGAGTGACAAAGGGTTTCCAGAAGGACTGTATCTCGAAAATGGAATCATCTGATCAG TGTTTATTtccccaaaattttgttaagtacATAAAGACGCCAGTTTTTCTTGTGAATCCTTCTTACGATTGGTGGCAG ATACTACACATTTTGGTACCATGTGCATCAGATCGTAGTTGGTTAAAATGTAAACGGAATGTTATGGATTGTAATCCAAGCCAACTTGAGATACTGCACG GATACCGGAATTCTATGCTAGAGCAGCTGAACCAATTCCAATATAGCAGGAATGTGGGCATGTTTATAAACTCATGCTTTTCGCACTGCCAGACATGGATGACCAAGACATGGCATTCTGAGGACTCCCCAAGAATCAACAATAAG ACAATTGCAGAAGCAGTGGGGGATTGGTATTTCGACAGAAAAGCTGTTAAGGAAATTGATGACGGCCCATACCCCTCCAATCCTACTTGTCACAATCTGGACTTCAATGCTTTTCATAAAGCAAGACGGGCTTAA
- the LOC113339477 gene encoding cold shock domain-containing protein 4-like, whose amino-acid sequence MQEVEVQQVLEAQEVVEAQEVVEADLEVQCSAAAGASSSTNAGGRGSTGTRGTRGGRGSRGGRGRFGSTVQSGISALRKQSCRGKNWPYKLYRIKYFYSAAAGASSSTNAGGRGSTGTRGTRGGRGSRGGRGRFGSTVQVQQTLSQSIAGVGGMSQTLTQTFIVPKVTVPAAATQ is encoded by the exons ATGCAGGAGGTAGAGGTTCAACAGGTACTAGAGGCACAAGAGGTGGTAGAGGCTCAAGAGGTGGTAGAGGCAGATTTGGAAGTACAGTGCAG tgctgctgctggtgcatcatcatcaacaaatgcAGGAGGTAGAGGTTCAACAGGTACTAGAGGCAcaagaggtggtagaggatcaAGAGGTGGTAGAGGCAGATTTGGCAGTACAGTGCAG TCGGGAATATCAGCTTTGAGAAAACAGTCTTGTAGAGGAAAAAATTGGCCATATAAATTG TATAGAATAAAGTATTTCTatagtgctgctgctggtgcatcatcatcaacaaatgcAGGAGGTAGAGGTTCAACAGGTACTAGAGGCAcaagaggtggtagaggatcaAGAGGTGGTAGAGGCAGATTTGGCAGTACAGTGCAGGTGCAACAAACACTATCACAGAGCATTGCAGGTGTTGGTGGTATGAGTCAAACACTAACTCAAACTTTCATAGTGCCAAAAGTTAcagttcctgctgctgctactcaATAA